In a genomic window of Oscillatoria salina IIICB1:
- the pyk gene encoding pyruvate kinase — MRSLTFPRRTKIVATVGPATLKPEILRDLILAGATTLRLNFSHGTHEDHQRSVRLIRQTAYYLDRPVGILQDLQGPKIRLGKYEHGSIYLEKGAKYILTSRQIPCTQEMGYVSYDRLAEEVPAGAKILLDDGKVEMLVQKVDRDKQELHCEVIVGGTLSNNKGVNFPNVSLSIPALTAKDRRDLTFGLDQGVDWVALSFVCQPQDVLEIKELIASAGKAVPVIAKIEKHEAIEQMDAILSLCDGVMVARGDLGVELPAEQVPILQKRLIATANQLGIPVITATQMLDSMVNNPRPTRAEVSDVANAILDGTDAVMLSNETAVGKYPVEAVRTMAQIATCIEQELESPQLKSNPTKSIPNAISAAVSHIAQQLEASAIMTLTKTGATARNVSKFRPRNPILAVTPHVDVARQLQLVWGVKPLLVLDLPSTGQTFQAAINVAQEKDLVAEGDLVVMTAGTLQGVAGSTDLIKVEVVTAVLGKGIGIGQTIVSGRARVVYNASEIGNFSHGEILVAPSTDAAYVDVIRKAAGIITEEDSLTSHAAVIGLRLGLPVIVGFNNATNIIREGSIVTIDAQRGMVFSGTMSKTPAVSAPALP; from the coding sequence ATGCGATCGCTAACTTTTCCTCGTCGAACTAAAATTGTTGCTACTGTAGGACCTGCAACCCTCAAACCAGAAATACTGCGCGACTTGATCCTTGCAGGGGCAACTACACTACGATTAAACTTTTCTCATGGAACTCATGAAGACCACCAGCGCAGTGTTCGTTTGATTCGTCAAACAGCATATTATTTAGACCGACCCGTGGGAATTCTCCAAGATTTACAAGGTCCAAAGATTCGCTTAGGTAAATACGAGCATGGCTCGATTTATCTGGAAAAAGGAGCAAAATATATTCTCACCAGTCGTCAGATACCTTGTACCCAAGAAATGGGTTATGTTAGTTACGATCGCCTCGCTGAAGAAGTTCCCGCAGGGGCGAAAATTCTCCTCGACGACGGCAAGGTTGAGATGCTCGTCCAGAAAGTAGACCGAGACAAACAAGAGTTACACTGTGAAGTTATTGTCGGTGGCACCCTTTCTAACAACAAAGGTGTAAATTTTCCCAATGTCTCCTTATCCATCCCCGCTTTAACCGCAAAAGACAGACGGGATTTAACCTTTGGTTTAGACCAAGGTGTAGATTGGGTCGCCCTTAGTTTTGTTTGTCAACCCCAAGATGTACTGGAAATTAAAGAACTAATTGCTAGTGCCGGAAAAGCCGTACCAGTAATCGCTAAAATCGAAAAGCACGAAGCGATCGAACAAATGGATGCGATTCTCTCTCTCTGCGATGGTGTCATGGTAGCTAGGGGAGATTTAGGGGTAGAGTTACCAGCCGAACAAGTGCCAATTTTGCAAAAGCGACTGATTGCAACAGCTAACCAACTCGGTATCCCTGTAATTACTGCTACCCAGATGTTAGATAGCATGGTCAATAATCCGCGACCAACTCGTGCCGAAGTTTCTGATGTGGCTAATGCGATTCTTGATGGTACTGATGCAGTCATGCTTTCCAACGAAACTGCTGTCGGTAAGTATCCAGTGGAAGCAGTGCGGACAATGGCGCAAATCGCTACTTGCATCGAACAGGAATTAGAAAGCCCTCAACTTAAATCTAACCCTACTAAATCCATTCCTAACGCCATCTCAGCCGCAGTCAGTCATATTGCTCAACAATTAGAAGCATCAGCAATCATGACTTTGACGAAAACGGGCGCAACTGCTCGTAATGTTTCTAAGTTTCGTCCTCGTAACCCAATTTTAGCTGTTACTCCCCACGTTGATGTAGCGAGACAACTGCAACTGGTTTGGGGAGTTAAACCTCTCCTCGTATTAGATTTGCCTAGTACGGGTCAAACTTTCCAAGCTGCGATTAATGTCGCCCAAGAAAAAGATTTAGTTGCCGAAGGCGATTTAGTTGTTATGACCGCAGGTACTCTGCAAGGAGTCGCAGGTTCCACCGATCTAATTAAAGTAGAAGTAGTTACCGCCGTGCTTGGTAAAGGTATTGGTATCGGTCAAACGATCGTTAGCGGTCGTGCTAGGGTGGTTTACAATGCCTCGGAAATTGGCAATTTCAGCCACGGCGAAATTTTAGTTGCTCCTTCTACAGATGCAGCTTATGTTGATGTTATCCGCAAAGCGGCTGGTATTATTACCGAAGAAGATAGTTTAACTAGCCATGCGGCTGTCATTGGTTTGCGTCTGGGGCTTCCAGTAATTGTGGGTTTCAACAATGCTACTAATATTATTCGCGAAGGTTCAATTGTGACTATTGATGCTCAACGGGGTATGGTTTTTTCAGGAACAATGAGTAAAACTCCCGCAGTGAGTGCGCCAGCCCTTCCTTAA